A stretch of Planctomycetia bacterium DNA encodes these proteins:
- a CDS encoding AAA family ATPase codes for MSQDSSADIHTQVRKLITDGTLLYMQCAQEYITNSPKAVENPTEFRSQIQDLFRGLVLKVIHGVVLADQRLTEAEINLCSMVFSQLWNRPFNERNVRSILVKHGEQDPYRWEDLLWPFERLAPFKARLGEAEKIPLKLVELFKHVDGQVRDSESYYLGWLRSELQRVLHPIRIVDDETEPATKSTDTGSSKKISQQFKTAQAQAEALKPLPVPAELIDLNTLLAELDALTGLASVKRDVKELIHFLEMQKHRKAHGLPVTSISLHAIFSGNPGTGKTTVARIYGKLLGALGILKKGHLVETDRSGLVAEYAGQTAAKTNARVDESLDGVLFIDEAYSLVHEGEDPYGAEAVQTLLKRMEDQRDRLVVILAGYPEPMQQLLNTNPGLASRFGRTLTFADYSPVELCRIFNTFCQRDHYVLSASTRASLIKAFTHYWQKRDDKFGNGRLARNIFESTLRKLATRLAQLKSLSKELLCSLEPADLSLSDLPVEQITAQDTDRFEHWCVGCAKTIKIQTGHLGQTIRCPGCSHTQTVEWAGLWNESETSDKSESKA; via the coding sequence ATGAGCCAGGACTCCTCCGCCGATATCCATACCCAAGTCAGGAAGCTGATTACCGATGGCACCTTGCTCTATATGCAATGTGCACAAGAATACATCACAAACAGCCCGAAAGCGGTGGAAAACCCTACCGAGTTCCGTTCGCAGATACAGGATTTATTTCGAGGACTGGTGCTCAAAGTCATTCATGGCGTAGTACTGGCTGATCAACGGCTGACGGAAGCAGAAATCAACCTGTGCAGCATGGTTTTCAGCCAGCTATGGAACAGGCCATTCAATGAACGGAATGTCCGTTCGATATTGGTGAAGCACGGCGAGCAGGACCCGTATCGCTGGGAAGATCTTCTGTGGCCTTTTGAAAGACTGGCTCCCTTCAAAGCCCGTCTTGGCGAAGCCGAAAAGATACCACTGAAACTGGTAGAACTGTTCAAACATGTCGATGGGCAGGTACGAGATTCAGAAAGCTACTACCTGGGCTGGTTGCGCAGCGAATTGCAGAGAGTATTGCATCCCATTCGAATTGTTGATGATGAAACCGAACCGGCGACAAAATCAACTGATACAGGATCCAGCAAGAAAATCAGTCAGCAATTCAAGACTGCACAAGCCCAGGCAGAAGCTCTGAAGCCTCTGCCCGTGCCCGCAGAATTAATTGATCTCAATACACTGCTGGCTGAACTGGATGCCTTAACCGGCTTGGCCTCGGTGAAGCGTGATGTCAAGGAACTGATTCACTTCCTGGAGATGCAGAAACACCGCAAGGCACATGGCTTGCCCGTTACATCGATTTCTCTGCATGCGATTTTCTCAGGGAATCCCGGTACAGGTAAAACCACGGTAGCCCGCATTTATGGCAAGCTACTCGGTGCACTTGGTATTCTGAAAAAGGGACATCTGGTTGAAACAGACCGCAGCGGACTGGTAGCGGAATATGCGGGACAGACTGCAGCCAAGACCAACGCTCGAGTGGATGAGTCTCTGGATGGCGTACTCTTTATTGATGAAGCTTATAGCCTGGTGCATGAAGGCGAAGACCCCTATGGGGCGGAAGCGGTTCAGACGCTGCTCAAACGCATGGAAGACCAGCGTGACCGACTGGTGGTGATACTGGCAGGTTATCCTGAACCAATGCAACAACTGCTCAACACCAATCCGGGTCTGGCATCACGCTTTGGACGCACCTTGACTTTTGCTGATTATTCACCCGTTGAACTGTGCCGTATTTTCAACACGTTCTGCCAGCGAGATCATTACGTACTTTCTGCATCCACCAGAGCATCGTTGATTAAGGCCTTCACTCATTACTGGCAGAAACGCGATGACAAGTTTGGCAACGGCCGCCTGGCGCGTAACATCTTCGAATCCACGTTACGAAAGCTGGCAACACGCCTGGCCCAATTGAAATCGCTTTCTAAAGAACTATTATGTTCGCTGGAACCAGCCGATCTTTCTCTGTCGGATTTACCTGTAGAGCAAATTACCGCGCAAGATACAGATCGATTTGAACATTGGTGTGTAGGCTGTGCCAAGACCATCAAAATTCAAACAGGACATTTAGGCCAGACGATACGTTGCCCTGGTTGCTCGCATACTCAAACGGTCGAATGGGCTGGCTTGTGGAATGAATCTGAGACGAGTGATAAATCAGAGTCGAAGGCATAA
- a CDS encoding redoxin family protein, translated as MILVTLLAAVVLTHQPDVPLGTKITNISFKDIRYLPRSLDDFRDKKAYVLVFVDRACPVAVKYLPILQELETQYGSKGIQFIALNPSPEDTIVEMAGQALEYKMKFPFVKDFEGKAAKALGVDRVPTAVILNDQRVMVYRGRIDESIRIGGAKPAANSRKDLQLALEEVLAGKSVTVAETTVDGCAITFPATPSVTETVTYAQHVEPILRKHCMECHKPGTVAPFTLINYDNAKSHASAMAEVIKEGRMPPWYAHPEHGTFINKRGLSDEERNTILNWVRQGKPSGDLSKVAELPAELKEPSEWIIGKPDLVLSTGTYDLPATGDVEYKYAILPYVFSQDTWVQDIQIKPDNNKLVHHANLAYFVVGEKFNMNNFLTGYVPGGIPMQLKPGTAVKIAKGSVLGLQIHFVTTGKTEKGKVSVGLKFARGELNKQVHFHLFADRRFAIPPEATAHPVAASWTVPDDIVGIGLFSHMHVRGRDMSFFMQRPNEEKQQLLMIPNYSFDWQMAYEWAPGSMKFPQGTKFECLAHYDNSSFNAYNPNPKATVREGQQTHEEMMNGFFFYVKEKEKLGYQMDGATGRVKKQPPTNP; from the coding sequence ATGATTCTGGTCACTCTCCTGGCTGCGGTAGTGTTGACACATCAGCCTGATGTTCCTCTAGGAACCAAAATCACCAATATCAGCTTCAAGGATATTCGCTATCTGCCTCGTTCGCTTGATGACTTTAGAGACAAAAAAGCCTATGTGCTGGTTTTTGTTGATCGCGCTTGTCCGGTAGCTGTCAAATATCTGCCCATTCTGCAGGAACTTGAAACTCAGTACGGCTCCAAAGGCATACAGTTTATTGCACTGAACCCCAGCCCCGAAGATACCATTGTCGAAATGGCTGGTCAGGCTCTCGAATACAAGATGAAGTTTCCCTTTGTAAAAGATTTTGAAGGCAAGGCTGCCAAGGCACTCGGTGTCGATCGTGTTCCCACTGCCGTCATCCTCAATGATCAGCGTGTAATGGTTTACCGTGGCCGCATTGATGAGTCCATTCGTATTGGTGGAGCTAAGCCGGCGGCCAATAGCAGAAAAGACCTGCAACTGGCGCTCGAAGAGGTACTGGCTGGAAAGTCTGTTACAGTAGCTGAAACCACAGTCGATGGTTGTGCTATTACTTTTCCGGCAACTCCTTCCGTTACTGAAACAGTTACTTATGCCCAGCATGTCGAACCAATACTCCGCAAGCACTGTATGGAATGTCACAAGCCAGGCACGGTGGCGCCTTTCACGCTGATCAATTACGACAATGCTAAATCGCATGCATCCGCCATGGCGGAAGTGATCAAGGAAGGACGCATGCCTCCCTGGTATGCTCATCCCGAACATGGCACGTTCATCAACAAGCGTGGCTTAAGTGATGAGGAACGTAACACCATCCTCAACTGGGTCAGACAAGGCAAACCCAGTGGCGACCTATCGAAAGTTGCAGAACTGCCTGCCGAACTGAAAGAACCATCCGAATGGATTATCGGCAAGCCTGACCTGGTGTTAAGCACAGGCACCTACGATTTGCCTGCCACTGGCGATGTCGAATACAAGTATGCCATTCTGCCTTATGTTTTCAGCCAGGATACCTGGGTGCAGGATATCCAGATCAAGCCTGATAACAACAAACTGGTGCACCACGCCAATCTCGCCTATTTCGTGGTGGGTGAGAAATTCAACATGAACAATTTCCTCACCGGCTATGTACCCGGTGGCATCCCCATGCAACTGAAGCCAGGCACGGCAGTGAAGATTGCCAAGGGTTCGGTGCTGGGACTGCAGATTCACTTTGTGACCACTGGCAAAACCGAGAAGGGCAAAGTCAGCGTCGGGCTGAAGTTTGCTCGTGGCGAATTGAATAAGCAGGTTCACTTCCATCTCTTTGCTGACCGTCGCTTTGCCATTCCGCCGGAAGCAACCGCACACCCGGTTGCCGCATCGTGGACCGTGCCCGATGATATCGTGGGCATCGGCCTGTTCTCCCACATGCACGTGCGAGGCCGGGATATGAGTTTCTTCATGCAACGTCCCAATGAAGAGAAGCAGCAATTGCTCATGATTCCCAACTACAGCTTCGATTGGCAAATGGCTTACGAATGGGCGCCAGGCAGCATGAAGTTCCCGCAAGGAACCAAATTCGAATGTCTCGCTCACTACGATAACTCATCTTTCAATGCCTATAATCCCAACCCCAAGGCAACCGTGCGTGAAGGGCAGCAGACACACGAAGAGATGATGAACGGCTTTTTCTTCTATGTCAAAGAAAAAGAAAAACTGGGCTATCAGATGGATGGGGCCACAGGTCGAGTCAAGAAGCAGCCTCCAACCAATCCATAA
- a CDS encoding sigma 54-interacting transcriptional regulator, whose translation MLPASDATVPTIEKIRQALSGWTPSLLPLAETLALATKHDVTVLLTGETGTGKTHLARLIHEHSSRRDHRFVAVPCGALSPHLIESELFGHCKGAFTGADRHRKGRFSLAGSGTLLLDEIDALPLDQQANLLRVVESGEYEPLGSETTEQSHCRVIAASNRELFEEVAAGRFREDLYYRLHVICIALKPLRERVMDIPTLAQGMALRYAFKFSKTIEAIDEECLAALHEYPWPGNVRELENAIQITVLQSSGSTLQKQHLPMHIQQGIPDRVLVKMPQTLEGQRDQAELESIQAALEDQDYQRTAAARQLGISRVTLYKKMKKYGIQESKQLSVKMKHSA comes from the coding sequence GTGTTACCAGCGTCGGATGCGACTGTTCCAACTATTGAAAAAATCAGACAGGCCCTGTCAGGGTGGACGCCCAGTCTACTGCCATTGGCTGAGACGCTTGCATTGGCAACCAAACACGATGTGACCGTCCTGCTCACCGGCGAAACGGGCACCGGCAAAACTCATCTGGCACGATTGATCCACGAACACTCTTCCCGTCGCGATCATCGCTTTGTCGCTGTACCCTGCGGAGCCTTGTCGCCTCACCTCATTGAAAGTGAACTGTTCGGCCACTGCAAAGGCGCCTTCACTGGGGCAGACCGCCACCGCAAAGGCAGGTTTTCGCTGGCAGGCTCCGGCACGCTTCTGCTCGATGAAATTGATGCATTGCCTCTTGATCAGCAGGCTAATCTGCTCCGCGTCGTCGAATCCGGCGAATACGAGCCACTCGGTTCTGAAACGACCGAGCAATCTCATTGCCGCGTGATCGCTGCCAGCAATCGCGAACTTTTCGAGGAAGTTGCAGCAGGCCGGTTTCGTGAAGATCTCTATTATCGTTTGCATGTCATCTGCATTGCCTTGAAGCCGCTGCGTGAGCGGGTGATGGATATTCCCACGTTGGCACAGGGCATGGCACTCCGCTATGCTTTCAAGTTCTCCAAAACCATTGAAGCCATTGACGAGGAATGCCTGGCGGCGCTCCATGAATACCCCTGGCCGGGCAATGTCCGTGAACTCGAAAACGCTATCCAGATCACCGTATTGCAGTCATCGGGTTCCACGCTGCAGAAACAGCATCTGCCTATGCACATTCAACAGGGCATCCCCGATAGGGTGCTTGTGAAGATGCCTCAAACCCTCGAAGGCCAGCGCGACCAGGCCGAACTCGAATCCATCCAGGCAGCGCTCGAAGATCAGGACTACCAGCGCACCGCCGCCGCCAGGCAACTCGGAATCAGCCGGGTAACGCTCTATAAGAAGATGAAAAAGTACGGCATTCAGGAATCTAAGCAACTGTCGGTGAAGATGAAGCATTCTGCGTGA
- a CDS encoding N(4)-(beta-N-acetylglucosaminyl)-L-asparaginase produces MSRTPLSRRQFLTTTAASSTVMATCTQRAPAIYIPSEVKPLVISADNGHMYKNGGKQTCVELAYDLITKGTDVLDALIAGVNICELDPEDDSVGYGGLPNANGVVQLDASMMHGPKRRAGAVACLEGVRTPSLVAKAVMDHTDHHLLVGKDAQDFAKQMGFKIEDDLNTPNSRKLWLEWKRRTDPDHYPDPASRAEAGMKAAIEMCREGMLNHEHLHGTINCNGINAKGDLAGVTTTSGLAWKIPGRVGDSPILGAGLYVDNEIGAAGSTGRGETNLYGLSSFFVIEELRKGRSPKDAGMTALRRIKTATIDKRLKTKRGQPNFNVKFYIVNKRGEYAGVSMYPPKGLKHYYYGQFAVCNENGPKLVDCEYLLEGSPLE; encoded by the coding sequence ATGTCTCGCACGCCCCTGTCCCGTCGTCAATTTCTTACCACGACTGCTGCCAGTTCCACCGTGATGGCGACTTGCACACAGCGGGCGCCGGCTATTTATATTCCCAGTGAAGTGAAGCCGTTGGTGATCAGTGCTGACAATGGCCACATGTACAAGAACGGTGGGAAGCAGACCTGTGTCGAGCTGGCTTATGATCTCATCACCAAAGGGACCGATGTGCTCGATGCCCTCATTGCCGGGGTGAATATCTGCGAGCTTGATCCGGAAGATGACAGCGTGGGATATGGTGGCCTGCCTAATGCCAACGGCGTGGTGCAACTCGATGCCAGCATGATGCATGGCCCCAAGCGGCGGGCCGGTGCGGTGGCGTGCCTGGAAGGAGTGCGTACTCCATCGCTGGTAGCCAAGGCAGTGATGGATCATACCGATCATCATCTGCTGGTCGGTAAAGATGCTCAGGACTTTGCAAAACAAATGGGATTCAAGATCGAGGATGATCTGAATACACCGAACTCGCGGAAACTCTGGCTGGAATGGAAACGGCGGACTGATCCTGATCATTATCCTGATCCGGCCAGTCGTGCCGAGGCGGGAATGAAAGCAGCCATCGAAATGTGTCGGGAAGGGATGCTGAACCATGAGCATCTCCACGGCACTATCAACTGCAATGGCATCAATGCCAAGGGCGACCTGGCGGGAGTGACAACGACGAGCGGCCTGGCGTGGAAGATTCCTGGCCGGGTGGGTGATTCGCCGATCCTGGGTGCCGGTCTGTATGTGGATAATGAAATCGGCGCAGCGGGTTCCACAGGTCGGGGTGAAACCAATCTTTATGGGCTTAGTTCGTTCTTTGTGATTGAGGAGCTGCGCAAAGGTCGTTCTCCGAAGGACGCAGGCATGACAGCACTTCGTCGCATCAAAACAGCAACCATCGACAAGAGGCTCAAAACCAAACGCGGGCAGCCGAATTTCAATGTGAAGTTCTACATCGTCAACAAACGGGGCGAGTATGCCGGCGTCAGCATGTATCCGCCCAAGGGTTTGAAGCACTATTATTACGGGCAGTTTGCGGTCTGCAACGAGAATGGCCCGAAGCTGGTGGATTGCGAGTATTTGCTGGAGGGTTCGCCGCTGGAGTAA
- a CDS encoding Uma2 family endonuclease, translated as MPTLLTPLQDGPVVTVPAWVTDNASFLRWAESDQAPERGKYGFFQGELWVDHTMELLLHNLIKTAIGFEVMTWAKAHGLGQFYSDGMLFSCPEIELSSEPDGIFVTKESLALKDVWFKNGLHSRVMFGVPDIVLEVISKSSVKKDTVTLRKLYHEAGIPEYWLVDSREKEPTLQVLRWTEAQYVSVKPQAGWIKSSVLRGRFRLIVDAEAERVELEGK; from the coding sequence ATGCCGACATTATTAACGCCGTTACAAGATGGGCCGGTAGTAACTGTGCCTGCGTGGGTCACGGATAATGCTTCGTTTTTACGCTGGGCTGAATCGGATCAAGCGCCGGAGCGGGGCAAATATGGCTTCTTCCAGGGTGAGTTGTGGGTAGATCACACTATGGAACTGCTGCTGCACAACCTCATCAAGACAGCCATCGGTTTTGAAGTGATGACCTGGGCCAAGGCTCATGGCCTGGGGCAATTCTATTCCGATGGCATGCTCTTCAGCTGCCCGGAGATTGAACTTAGCAGCGAACCCGATGGTATCTTTGTGACCAAAGAAAGTCTGGCACTCAAGGATGTCTGGTTTAAGAATGGGCTGCATAGCAGAGTGATGTTTGGCGTACCCGATATCGTGCTGGAGGTGATTAGCAAATCGTCGGTGAAGAAGGATACGGTGACGTTGCGAAAGCTGTATCACGAAGCGGGTATTCCGGAGTACTGGCTGGTAGATAGCCGAGAGAAGGAGCCGACGCTCCAGGTACTTCGCTGGACGGAAGCGCAGTATGTGTCGGTGAAGCCACAGGCTGGCTGGATCAAGTCGAGCGTGTTGCGCGGGCGGTTTCGATTGATCGTTGATGCAGAAGCGGAGCGGGTGGAGTTGGAAGGGAAGTGA
- a CDS encoding GNAT family N-acetyltransferase, translated as MWRISTMNSSPEPYTLRPHRPDDLPWVISRHGELYTQEFGWDERFEQFVAGIVAEFEKNFKPKSEKCWIAEVDGKRAGCVFAVKAHEGVAKLRMLLVEPSARGLGIGDRLVKECIDFARSVGYRSMILWTSDALHAARKLYERSGFQLIQEEPHSMFGPRMMGQTWELGL; from the coding sequence ATGTGGCGGATCAGCACCATGAACAGCTCACCTGAACCCTACACCCTCCGCCCGCATCGCCCCGACGACCTTCCCTGGGTCATCAGCAGGCATGGCGAACTCTACACCCAGGAATTCGGCTGGGATGAGCGGTTCGAGCAATTTGTTGCAGGCATCGTCGCTGAGTTCGAAAAGAACTTCAAACCGAAGAGTGAAAAGTGCTGGATTGCGGAAGTAGATGGCAAACGGGCAGGGTGTGTCTTTGCTGTGAAAGCGCACGAAGGCGTTGCCAAGCTGCGGATGCTGCTGGTGGAACCCTCTGCTCGCGGCCTGGGAATAGGCGACCGCCTGGTGAAGGAATGCATTGATTTTGCCAGATCAGTAGGTTACCGCAGTATGATCCTCTGGACCAGCGATGCCCTGCATGCTGCAAGAAAACTCTACGAACGATCCGGGTTTCAACTGATCCAAGAAGAACCCCACAGCATGTTCGGCCCACGAATGATGGGGCAGACGTGGGAGTTGGGGCTATAA